The region GGATCACCGCCAGCGACACGTCGGTGGCAGCGATGTGGAAATGCCGGTTGCCGGTGGCGGGGTCGAAATCGGTCTCGGCAAAGATCAGGTCAGACATGTCCGCGAGCAGCGCGTGCAGCGGCGCCTGCAGCGCCTGCGCGCGCGGCGTCGCGACCATGCCATGGGCATTGCCGACCAGAATTTCATCCCCCATCAGGTCGCGCAGCCGCGCGAGTTGCGCCGAGAGGGCTGGCTGGCTGATGCCAAGACGGCGGGCGGCGGCGGTCACGCTTCGCTCGGTCAGCAGCGCGTCGAGCGAGACCAGCAGGCCGAGATCGCTTCGGCGTAAATCCATGTGGGTTATGCCAATCATATCGTGGATCGATTTTTATTATTCTGTCGCAGGCCCCATTTGTCCAGTCATCGAAACACCGCATCTCAATGGGAGATCCGACATGACCCTGAAACTTGCCGCCGCCGCCCTGCTGGCAACCCTCGCCCCCGCCGCCGTTCTGGCCGAAAGCGTCACCCTGACCGCGCCGCAGAACGGCGTGACCCTGCAAGGCGAGAGCGTCGACATGAGCCTCTATTTCACCGATGGCGAGGCCGGCGCCTACGAGCTGGTCGCCACCTATGTCAGCGACGCCGCCCCCGACCAGCCGCAGCGGCTGGTGATGGCACTGAGCGATGGTGATGATGTCAGCTTTTCGCTGCCCGGCCACGAGGAAACGCTGTACAATTTCGAGCGCGTGGGCAGCATCGTGACCGTCACTGGCGAGCCGGCGACTTTCTCGGCGGCGAATAACAGCTGATCCGATCCACCATTCCGACAGCAGTAGGCCCGCCAATCGTATGGCGGGCCTTTGGTTTTTTGGAAGGGCGTTGAGCTTACATCGAGGAGAGTTCGGCCTTGGCGGCGGCATATTCGCCCGCCAGACGGTCGACCAGCTGCCCCGCCGGCTGGATCTCGCGCACCGCGCCGATGCCCTGACCCGAGCCCCAGATCGTGCTCCACGCCTTGGGCTTCGACGAACCTTGGCCGAAATCCATGCTGCTCGCATCGGCATGGGCCAGCGCCTCGGGGTCGAGGCCGGCATTTCGGATCGAGGGCGCGAGGTAATTGCCCGACACCCCGGTGAAAAGCGAGGAGGTGACGATATCCATCGCGTCCGATTCGACGATCATGTCCTTGTATTCGGCGGGCGCGTTGGCTTCCTCTGTGGCGATGAAGGGGCTGCCGATATAGGCCAGATCGGCCCCCATGGCGCGGGCCGCCAGAATGGCGCGACCGGTGGCGATGGCGCCCGACAGCAGCAGCGGTCCATTGAACCAGTCGCGAATCTCCTGGATCAGCGCGAAGGGTGATTGCGGGCCGGCATGGCCACCGGCACCCGCGGCCACGGCGATCAGCCCGTCGGCGCCCTTCTCGATGGCCTTCTTGGCAAAGACATTGTTGATGATGTCATGCAGCGCGATGGCGCCGCAGTCATGGGCGGCGGCGTTCACCTCGGTCCGGGCGCCAAGCGAGGTGATCCAGATCGGTACCCGGTGGCGGTGGCAGATCTCGATATCGCGTTCCAGCCGGGCATTGCTGCGATGGACGATCTGGTTGACGGCAAAGGGTGCGGCCGGGCGGTCGGGATTGGCCTGGTTGTGGCGATCCAACTCCTCGGTGATGCGCGTGAGCCAGGCTTCCAGCTGGATCGGATCGCCGTCCTTTTCGCGGGCATTGAGCGCCGGAAAGCTGCCGACGATGCCGGCCTTGCATTGGGCGATCACCAGGTCCGGGCCAGAAACGATGAACATGGGCGAGGCGACGACGGGAATGCGCAGGTTCTGCAGGATCGGCGGCAGCATGGAGTCCTCCTTGACGTTCGCGTCAATATGCGGAGGACGCCCTGTTTCGGCAAGCGTGACGCGAGGGCAATGCCTGCCCCGCCGCCACGTCACTTAGTGCTCAACACTTACCCTTGAAACTCCACACATCCTTCTTGCGGCTCAGTTTGAACGTCGCCGGTTCCGCCCCGCCGCAGACCGAGGTTGCGGCCTCCTGCTTCAGCTCGGCGCCGGTCCATTCCGGTCCGGCCTTGCCGCTAAACTTGCCGCCGCCGTCATTTTCAAGCTGCAATTCGTTCGAGGCGGGGGCATCGCCGGTACAGGCGGCCAGCGTGGCGAGGAGGGTGAGGCAGGGCAGGGCGGCAAAGAGGCGCATCGGGGGAGCTTTCGGGCTGGTGAAACAGCGCGGGTGTCGCCGCAGGGTGCCGTCCTGTCAATGGCTTGCGTGTGCTTGTTCAGAGTGACGTTACAGCGCCGCCGCGTCGGAAGTGAAGTCGGCCAGAGTGAAGCCATCGGGCAAGAGTTCAACCTCCCATTCCGGGCCGTCAGGCAGGTTCGCGGGCAGGCGCGCGACCGCCAGCGCCTCGAACAATGTCGTCGGGTCACCGGGAAAGCGGACGAGTTGTGCCTTGCCCTGCCGCACGATCCTGAGGAAGGCCAGATCATAGCCGAGAAGCGCCAGCAGCCACGGATCATCCTCGCCCTCGCCGATCAGGTAATCGGCAAAGCTCTCGGCCTCGAGCGGGGTGAAAAGGCGCGGATCGCGGGCGGTGTGGAAGCGGCCCAGCAGCGTCTCTGTGCTGTTGCCGTCTCGCAAGAGCAGATAGCGCAGCGTGCGCGGCATGGCACGGACCAGAATCGAGCCGCGAAAGCTGCGGGCGAGCTTGGCGTAAAGCCGCAGCGCCTTGGCATCATCGGGCCAGGGATGCTGCTCGGGATCGGCCTGCCAGACGGCGCGGGTCGCGCCGTCTTCCCAGTCAGCGGAAGCGGGGCCGGGGGTGGCTGGCCGGGGAACAAGCGCGGCGGGCGGCGCGTCCGAGCGGCTGATGCCGGCGCGGTCCCAGATCTCGCGCAACTCGTTCACCGTATCGTCCAGCTCCTCGGGCGCCATGCGCTCGAGGAAGGTATCGTAGATCTCGAAATTCAGCGCGCCGAGATTGGGCAGGCTTTGCACCACCTCGCGCGAGAAGGCAGCGAGGTCGACCGGCATCTCGCCGGAATGACTGTCCAGCCAGTAGCCGTCCATCTCCTGCCCGCCGGCCAGGTGAATTTCCCAGACCCGGTCCAGCGGGATCTGCGCCAGAAAATCCTGCATCCGGATGCGGCCGTTCCGCTCGTTGCAGTAGAGGTTGTGCAGGTCCAAGAGGATGCCGCAGCCGGTTTCCTCGCAGATGCGCGCGACGAATTCACCATCGGGCATCTCGAACGCCTTGCGGGCGAAATAGGCGACGCCGGTTTCGATGGCGACGGGGCGGCCCACACCTCCGGCAAAGGCGCGGATGTTCCGGGCGGCGATCTGGACGCCCTCATCGGTCTGCAGCGGCGGCAGCAGGAAGCCCGCCGCCTTGTGCGGGGTGCCGGCGATCGACAGGTGCTCGCTGACCCAGGGGCTGTCCAGTCGCTCGGCGACGCGGCGCAGCAGAGACAGTTGCGCCGGATGTGGGCGGCGGGTGCCACCGATCGGCATGCCGACCGAATGGACCAGCTTTTTCTGCGGCAGTTCGGCAAGCATGTCGAAGGCCGGGGTGAATTCGTAGAAGGGCCCGTCGAACGGGTCATCGGCCAGCCAAAGCGTCTGCGGCTCGATCTCCAGCACATCCAGTGCGGTGGGACGGCGCTGCAGGAAGGGCTTCAGCGCCGTCGAGAAGATCATGCCGATTCCGAGCTTGGGGGCCTGGAATGCAGCCATGTCAGCCAATGGTCATCACCTGTTCGCGAAGGTTCATCCGGGCGTCGAGCACCAGCGAACGTTCGAGGTTGAAGCGCCAGTCGCAGCCGGTGGCACAGGCGACATGGCCGGTCAGTTCGGCCAGCTTGTCGATGGCGGCAAAGACCGTGTCGATATTGCCGGCCGCATCGGGGTTGAGGCCGATATCCAGGGTCTTGCCCGACGCCAGTCCGCGCCGTCCCGGCAGGGACACCGGATGCTCGCTCACATCCTTTTCAAAGATGAAGTCGCGCTGCAGTTCGAACATGATGTCGTGACCCGAGCAGCAGGCCTGGCAGCCCAGATGGCCCAGCACGCTGCCGACCGCCTTTTTCAGCCGGTCGATATCCGAGGCGACGCTGGCCGGCAGCGAGACCCGGACGGGGTTGGTGGAGATGTCCTTCATAATCGATCCCTACTCCAGAGATATTCGCGCGAATCTGCGCGAATTAATAAATAACATAATTATTTTTAAATTGAGATTTATTTTAAATATGCGAAATTATTTAAATTGAAGCTCATATATTAAAATCAGCGTTGTTTCGGCTTTAGCCGTGTGAGTGGAGGTCGCTGACGAAGCCATCGGTTCCGCGCTGGATCCGCGATCCGCTAGTCATGATGAAACACCTCGTCCATCATCGCCCACCACTCGCCGTCCGTGCGGCTTGCCAGCGGCTCCTGGCAGGGATCGGTCAGGCGCCACCAGTCCTGCGTTACCGGATCGGCGGCGATGGCGGCCATGTCGGCGGCGAAATCGGTGCCGTGGTATTCCCATGTGCCAAAGAGGATATTCTCGGGCTCGCGCAGGAAGATGGTGTAGTTGCGGATGTTCGATGCCGAGATCCGCGCAAGGACGGCGGGCCAGGCCGCCGCGTGGAGCGCCTTGTACTCGGCCACCTTCCCGGGCTTCAGCCCGATCATCATGCCCATGCGTTGCATCAGGATACCTTGCCCTCTTACCTCAACTTCGCGCCGGTGATCCGAACGGGTCTCACGCGCCCACCCCGGCCAAGGCGCGGTCCAGATGGGTATAGCCGCCATCGACGAACAGCCATTGCCCGGTCAGATGCCGGGCACGGTTCGAGAGGGCAAAGACCGCCATCGCGGCAATCTCACCGGCCTCGGTCATCCGCTGCCCCAGCGGGATGCGGGCGGTGATCTCGGCCAGCTTGGCGTCCGGGTTATCGAATGTCGCAATCCAGCGGGCATAAAGCGGTGTCATCACCTCGGCCGGGATGACGGCATTCACCCGCACGCCATGGGGTGCGAAGGCCGCCGCCCATTCCCGCGTCAGGCCCAGCTGCGCCGCCTTGGCCGCGACATAGGCCGAGGTATTGCCCTGTCCGGTCACGGCGGTCTTGGAACTGATGTTCACGATCGCGCCGGCGCTGGCCTTGATATCCTCGGCCAGCAGGTGAACCATCGTGTAGTAGTGGATCAGGTTCTGGTCCAGCGAGGCGCGAAAGGCCTCTGGCCCGGCCTCGATGCCCACTCCGTCATTCACGCCAGCATTGTTGACCAGCCCGTAGATCGCACCGTATCGCTCGCGCGCCTCGGCCACGGCGGCCCGGCACTGGTCGTCCTCCGCCAGATCGACCTTGATCCACCCGGCGCGCGGCCCCAGCCCGGCCAGCCAGTCGGGATCGGGCGCCCGGCGGGCAAGGATCACCGGCACCGCGCCCTCGGCCGCCAGCGCCTCGGAAATGGCGCCGCCGATCCCGGCACCGCCGCCGGTCACGATTACGAGTTTTCCGGCAAGTCCCATATCCATCACGAAAGTCCTTGTCAGAGGGCCGGCCCCGAAATCGGGACCGGCGTCTTGCATGAGGGTCGGAGACTCAGTCGTAGAGGACCGCCGCAACCTCGGGATCGTCGATATTGGTCTTGTCATACCACTTGAAGCCCGAGTCGATGGTCTTGGCCAGCGTCTCGCCCTTGGTCGCGGCGATGGCAGCCTTGACCGTCTCGTAACCAATGCCGACCGGGTTCTGGGTGATTGCACCGGCCATGGCGCCGGAACGGATGGCCTCTTTCTGCACCGTGCCGGAATCATAACCGATGACGGTGACGCCGGTGGTCCCGGTCTCCTTGATCGCGTTCAGCACACCGATGGCCGAGCCCTCATTGGCGCCGAAGATGCCCTTGAGGTCGGGATTGGCGGTCAGGATCGCCTTGGTGATCTCGGTCGATTGCAACTGGTCGCCGGCGCCATACTGGATGTCGACGATCTCGATATCCGGATGTCCCTCTTTCATCCGGTTCACGAAGCCATCGCGCCGGTCGATGCCGGTACGCGAGGTCTGGTCATGCACGACCAGCGCTACCTTGCCGGCACCGCCGATCAGCTCGGCCATCTTGTCCGCCGCCATCCCCGCCGCCGCGAGGTTGTCGGTCGTCACGGTCGTCGCCGGAATGTCGCTGTCGACGCCCGAGTCGAAGGCGATGATCGGGATGCCCGCATCCTGCGCCTGCTTCAACAGCGGCGTGGCCGCCTGACTGTCCAGTGCGGCAAAGCCGATAGCAGCGGGCTTTTTCGCCAGCGCGGCGGCCAGCATGTCCATCTGCTTGTCGACCTGCGCCTCGGTATCCGGCCCTTCGAAGGTCACTTCGACGCCGAACTCGGTCGCGGCCTTGTCCGCGCCTGCCTTCACGGCCTGCCAGAACTGGTGCTGGAAGCCTTTCGAGACCAGCGGGATGTACATCTTGTCCTGCGCCATGGCGAGGCTGCTGGTCGCCAGCAGCGTGCCGGCGGCCAGTGCGGCCATGAGGGATCGTCTGTTCAGCATCTTGGTTTCCTCCGGGTTGGGATGGGTATCGGGGTCTGGAACGTTGTCCGTTCTCTCTGTGTCATCCGGCACGACGCCGGCGCAGCATGTCTGCGTAAACGGCGAAGATGATGATCGCGCCGGTCACGACGGTCTGCCATTCCTGCGCCACGGACATGATGCGCAGG is a window of Paracoccus zhejiangensis DNA encoding:
- a CDS encoding L-fucose dehydrogenase, encoding MDMGLAGKLVIVTGGGAGIGGAISEALAAEGAVPVILARRAPDPDWLAGLGPRAGWIKVDLAEDDQCRAAVAEARERYGAIYGLVNNAGVNDGVGIEAGPEAFRASLDQNLIHYYTMVHLLAEDIKASAGAIVNISSKTAVTGQGNTSAYVAAKAAQLGLTREWAAAFAPHGVRVNAVIPAEVMTPLYARWIATFDNPDAKLAEITARIPLGQRMTEAGEIAAMAVFALSNRARHLTGQWLFVDGGYTHLDRALAGVGA
- a CDS encoding ABC transporter substrate-binding protein, giving the protein MLNRRSLMAALAAGTLLATSSLAMAQDKMYIPLVSKGFQHQFWQAVKAGADKAATEFGVEVTFEGPDTEAQVDKQMDMLAAALAKKPAAIGFAALDSQAATPLLKQAQDAGIPIIAFDSGVDSDIPATTVTTDNLAAAGMAADKMAELIGGAGKVALVVHDQTSRTGIDRRDGFVNRMKEGHPDIEIVDIQYGAGDQLQSTEITKAILTANPDLKGIFGANEGSAIGVLNAIKETGTTGVTVIGYDSGTVQKEAIRSGAMAGAITQNPVGIGYETVKAAIAATKGETLAKTIDSGFKWYDKTNIDDPEVAAVLYD
- a CDS encoding DUF692 domain-containing protein, with translation MAAFQAPKLGIGMIFSTALKPFLQRRPTALDVLEIEPQTLWLADDPFDGPFYEFTPAFDMLAELPQKKLVHSVGMPIGGTRRPHPAQLSLLRRVAERLDSPWVSEHLSIAGTPHKAAGFLLPPLQTDEGVQIAARNIRAFAGGVGRPVAIETGVAYFARKAFEMPDGEFVARICEETGCGILLDLHNLYCNERNGRIRMQDFLAQIPLDRVWEIHLAGGQEMDGYWLDSHSGEMPVDLAAFSREVVQSLPNLGALNFEIYDTFLERMAPEELDDTVNELREIWDRAGISRSDAPPAALVPRPATPGPASADWEDGATRAVWQADPEQHPWPDDAKALRLYAKLARSFRGSILVRAMPRTLRYLLLRDGNSTETLLGRFHTARDPRLFTPLEAESFADYLIGEGEDDPWLLALLGYDLAFLRIVRQGKAQLVRFPGDPTTLFEALAVARLPANLPDGPEWEVELLPDGFTLADFTSDAAAL
- a CDS encoding L-rhamnose mutarotase; the protein is MQRMGMMIGLKPGKVAEYKALHAAAWPAVLARISASNIRNYTIFLREPENILFGTWEYHGTDFAADMAAIAADPVTQDWWRLTDPCQEPLASRTDGEWWAMMDEVFHHD
- a CDS encoding NAD(P)H-dependent flavin oxidoreductase — translated: MLPPILQNLRIPVVASPMFIVSGPDLVIAQCKAGIVGSFPALNAREKDGDPIQLEAWLTRITEELDRHNQANPDRPAAPFAVNQIVHRSNARLERDIEICHRHRVPIWITSLGARTEVNAAAHDCGAIALHDIINNVFAKKAIEKGADGLIAVAAGAGGHAGPQSPFALIQEIRDWFNGPLLLSGAIATGRAILAARAMGADLAYIGSPFIATEEANAPAEYKDMIVESDAMDIVTSSLFTGVSGNYLAPSIRNAGLDPEALAHADASSMDFGQGSSKPKAWSTIWGSGQGIGAVREIQPAGQLVDRLAGEYAAAKAELSSM